From a single Intestinibaculum porci genomic region:
- a CDS encoding S41 family peptidase, with protein MHKEHKKWRLKPYSAVIIGLVCLSLGLGLGYVMFKTPEVPAVSVKQTVDNKTLRQVYKILKDQFKDTTNSSKSLSDRMIAGLVKGLGDPHTAYMTKEEYMQFDSSLAGSYVGIGISYLVVNQGALITNCFENSNAYKAGIRTGDILTHVDGVSLAHKNADAMNTMIRGDEGSFSNFTYLSQGKAINKHIKRKATQSDVFYKEVSVKKKKAGVITISAFSDATGKLVAKALKQMQNDHVDTLIMDVRNNGGGYIDAAEDCLALFNKAGTVLYSLKDRQGKVTSVKDTTDTAYHFAHNYILVNNHSASASEILTQSLKELNGFQVIGTPTYGKSTVQVEVPLSNNGVLKYTYASWMSAKGKIISKKGIQPNLYVKGADLDPMELNAPKKTYTQNDLNAYIASMETMLKGLGYKVDRTDGYFSPAVKKALTSYQKKQKLPGKGKYNKKTYYYLLSDYLKALKSGRYDPELKKALGGVS; from the coding sequence ATGCATAAGGAACATAAAAAATGGAGATTAAAACCGTATAGTGCTGTTATTATTGGCCTTGTGTGTCTATCATTAGGCTTAGGATTAGGGTATGTCATGTTTAAGACCCCGGAAGTGCCGGCGGTGAGTGTTAAACAGACAGTTGATAATAAAACCTTAAGACAGGTCTATAAAATCTTAAAAGATCAGTTTAAAGATACTACCAATTCTTCTAAAAGCCTCAGTGATCGGATGATTGCTGGTTTAGTCAAAGGGTTAGGTGATCCCCATACAGCTTATATGACAAAAGAAGAATATATGCAGTTTGACAGCTCGCTAGCGGGCAGTTATGTCGGTATTGGTATTTCCTACTTAGTTGTTAATCAAGGGGCGCTGATTACTAACTGCTTTGAAAATTCTAATGCTTATAAAGCGGGCATTCGGACGGGAGATATCTTAACCCATGTCGATGGGGTCAGTTTAGCGCATAAGAATGCGGATGCGATGAATACGATGATTCGCGGCGATGAAGGAAGCTTTTCTAACTTTACGTACTTATCACAAGGAAAAGCAATCAATAAGCATATTAAGAGAAAAGCAACGCAGTCTGATGTATTCTATAAGGAAGTAAGCGTAAAGAAGAAAAAAGCCGGAGTTATTACGATCAGTGCCTTTAGTGATGCAACGGGAAAATTAGTAGCGAAAGCCTTAAAACAAATGCAAAATGATCATGTAGATACTTTAATTATGGATGTCCGCAATAATGGCGGAGGCTATATTGATGCGGCCGAAGACTGCTTAGCCCTCTTTAATAAAGCTGGAACGGTGCTTTATTCGTTAAAAGATCGTCAGGGGAAGGTGACTTCGGTGAAAGATACGACGGATACGGCTTATCACTTTGCCCATAACTATATCTTAGTCAATAACCATAGTGCCAGTGCTTCGGAGATTCTGACTCAGTCATTAAAAGAACTCAATGGTTTCCAGGTGATTGGAACACCTACTTATGGCAAGTCAACGGTTCAGGTGGAAGTTCCGCTTTCTAATAATGGTGTCTTAAAGTACACCTATGCCTCATGGATGAGTGCCAAAGGCAAGATTATTTCTAAAAAAGGTATTCAGCCAAATCTTTATGTCAAAGGGGCGGATTTAGATCCAATGGAACTCAATGCGCCGAAGAAAACATATACGCAAAATGATCTCAATGCTTATATTGCATCGATGGAAACGATGCTCAAGGGATTAGGATATAAGGTCGATCGCACTGATGGCTATTTTTCACCAGCAGTGAAAAAAGCCCTAACATCTTATCAGAAAAAGCAGAAGCTTCCTGGTAAAGGAAAATACAATAAGAAAACATATTACTATTTATTATCGGATTATTTAAAAGCTCTGAAATCAGGTCGTTATGATCCCGAATTAAAGAAAGCTTTAGGGGGTGTATCATGA
- the uvrB gene encoding excinuclease ABC subunit UvrB produces MRKFELVSDFQPMGDQPQAIKSLVEGVREGKKTQVLLGGTGTGKTFTFANVIAQVNKPTLVLSHNKTLAGQLYSELKEFFPHNRVEYFISNFDFYQPEAYIPKSDTYIDKEATTNYEIEMLRSAAMNSLIEREDTIVVASVASIYGLGNPEQYKEMIFSLRVGQEIDRRELLTYLVDRQYTRNDIDQVKGTFRVRGDVIEIVPGHSESYIIRIELFGDEVDRITEVDPLTGKVLGAFNTYTIYPADDYVTSAENMQHACDTITAELQDRLKYFEEAGKPLEYERLDNRTRHDVEMLREVGICPGIENYSRHIDGRKPGERPYTLIDYFPKDFLLIVDESHVMLPQIRAMYNGDRSRKETLVEYGFRLPSALDNRPLRFEEFEKLINQAIYVSATPGDYELESTKGEVVEQIIRPTGLLDPIIEIRPIEDQIDDIISEIQDRIEKNERVLITTLTKRMAEDLTDYLKEFGLKVAYLHSDTKTLERTEILRDLRLGKYDVLIGINLLREGLDLPEVSLVCILDADKEGFLRSNRSLIQTIGRAARNANGKVIMYADNMTDSMKSAIDETNRRRAIQMAYNEEHHIIPKTIKKEIREAIHGQETLDQAATIVKKAKKVSKKAKKQTIEELEKQMREAAKALDFERAMALRDAIQELRDAS; encoded by the coding sequence ATGAGAAAATTTGAATTAGTCTCAGACTTTCAGCCGATGGGGGATCAGCCTCAGGCCATTAAGTCATTAGTGGAAGGTGTGCGTGAAGGAAAAAAGACGCAGGTCCTCTTAGGGGGTACCGGGACCGGGAAAACCTTCACCTTTGCGAATGTGATTGCCCAAGTGAATAAACCGACACTTGTTTTATCACACAATAAAACCTTAGCTGGACAGTTATATTCCGAGTTAAAAGAATTCTTCCCGCATAACCGCGTGGAATACTTTATTTCTAACTTCGATTTTTATCAGCCAGAAGCGTATATTCCTAAAAGTGATACCTATATCGATAAAGAAGCAACCACCAACTATGAAATTGAAATGCTGAGAAGTGCAGCGATGAACTCCTTAATTGAACGGGAAGATACAATTGTGGTGGCGTCAGTGGCATCGATTTACGGGTTAGGAAACCCTGAACAGTATAAAGAAATGATCTTTTCTTTGCGCGTTGGTCAGGAAATTGACCGCCGGGAACTGCTGACTTATCTGGTAGATCGTCAGTATACCCGTAATGATATCGATCAGGTCAAAGGGACCTTCCGGGTGCGCGGGGATGTCATTGAAATTGTCCCGGGTCACTCAGAATCTTATATTATCCGTATCGAACTCTTTGGTGATGAAGTCGATCGCATTACCGAAGTGGATCCTTTAACTGGCAAGGTATTAGGCGCATTTAATACTTACACTATTTATCCTGCTGATGACTATGTCACCAGTGCCGAGAATATGCAGCATGCCTGTGATACCATTACAGCTGAGCTGCAGGATCGCCTCAAATACTTTGAAGAAGCCGGCAAACCACTGGAATACGAACGCTTAGATAACCGCACCCGTCATGATGTAGAAATGTTACGGGAGGTGGGAATCTGTCCCGGAATTGAAAACTATTCCCGCCATATTGATGGCCGTAAGCCAGGGGAACGTCCTTATACCTTAATTGACTATTTCCCTAAAGATTTCCTGCTCATCGTCGATGAATCACACGTGATGCTGCCACAGATCAGGGCCATGTATAATGGCGACCGCAGCCGTAAGGAAACGCTGGTGGAATATGGCTTCCGTCTGCCTTCCGCTTTAGATAACCGACCATTACGTTTTGAAGAGTTTGAAAAGCTTATCAACCAGGCGATTTATGTTTCGGCGACACCAGGTGACTATGAACTAGAAAGCACCAAAGGGGAAGTTGTCGAACAGATCATTCGTCCAACGGGCTTATTAGATCCAATTATTGAAATTCGGCCAATTGAAGATCAGATCGATGATATTATTTCGGAGATTCAGGACCGCATTGAAAAGAATGAACGTGTGCTGATTACGACATTAACCAAGCGGATGGCGGAAGACTTAACCGATTATCTTAAAGAGTTTGGCTTAAAAGTGGCTTATCTGCATAGTGATACCAAAACTTTGGAACGAACGGAAATCTTACGTGATTTGCGTTTAGGTAAATATGATGTCTTAATTGGGATCAACTTATTAAGAGAAGGGTTGGACTTACCAGAAGTGTCTTTAGTATGTATTTTAGATGCTGATAAGGAAGGCTTCTTACGATCTAATCGTTCACTTATTCAGACGATTGGCCGTGCTGCTCGAAATGCCAACGGGAAGGTCATCATGTATGCCGACAATATGACGGATTCCATGAAATCAGCAATTGATGAAACGAATCGTCGTCGCGCGATTCAGATGGCTTATAATGAAGAACATCATATTATCCCTAAGACGATTAAGAAGGAAATCCGGGAAGCGATCCACGGTCAGGAAACCTTAGATCAGGCGGCAACGATTGTCAAGAAAGCGAAGAAAGTCTCTAAGAAGGCTAAGAAACAGACGATCGAAGAACTGGAAAAACAGATGCGCGAAGCCGCAAAGGCCTTAGACTTCGAAAGAGCAATGGCCCTGCGTGATGCTATTCAGGAGTTACGCGATGCATCTTAA
- a CDS encoding CCA tRNA nucleotidyltransferase, whose amino-acid sequence MHLNIPISDFAKTLFDDLLEHGATIYFVGGIVRDTLLGRDNKDLDVEVYHLPYDLLVERLSHFGHVRTFGASFAVVHLDELPGYEFALPRRETKTGPKHTDFTVTIAPDLAPQMAAKRRDLTINALMVDYADGTLYDFYHGYEDLQNGIIRAVDPLHFGEDPLRVLRIASFMSRLLFQVEEGTKQLCKQMVQEGLLEALSIERITIEYEKILMGTQPSLGLNFLKEVHGLPPYLQALVTTMQRRDYHPEGSVWNHTMLVIDLCAHVKEHTSDPLSFMWSGLLHDIGKPATTVGEHSYRHDEMGVTVFQKDVHMQLSKKQKQYIRCMIAHHMQLMNMATHHARPITFKRLLKELEGIFPLDDLAWFTRCDKMGRGYIASSQIAMFNDYLDEMIALCGDQAEKPLIDGKTLIEAGFSDHHFYKQLLAEAYDLQLAGYQRDAILRRLKGER is encoded by the coding sequence ATGCATCTTAATATTCCAATAAGTGATTTCGCTAAGACGCTTTTTGATGATCTGCTTGAGCATGGCGCGACGATCTATTTTGTCGGCGGAATTGTCCGGGATACCCTATTAGGGAGAGACAATAAAGATCTCGATGTCGAAGTCTATCATCTGCCTTATGACTTATTAGTAGAAAGACTCTCACATTTTGGTCATGTCCGCACCTTTGGGGCATCCTTTGCGGTGGTGCATCTTGATGAACTGCCGGGGTATGAGTTTGCCCTGCCCCGCAGGGAAACGAAAACCGGCCCAAAGCATACGGATTTTACCGTTACCATTGCGCCTGATTTAGCGCCGCAGATGGCGGCGAAGCGCCGCGATCTGACTATCAATGCCTTGATGGTCGATTACGCGGATGGCACCCTTTATGATTTTTATCATGGCTATGAAGATTTACAAAACGGGATCATCCGCGCGGTGGATCCGCTCCATTTTGGGGAAGATCCATTACGCGTCTTACGGATTGCTTCCTTTATGTCGCGCCTGCTTTTTCAAGTGGAGGAAGGCACGAAGCAGTTATGCAAGCAAATGGTGCAGGAAGGGTTACTTGAAGCGTTAAGTATTGAACGCATCACCATTGAATATGAAAAGATTTTAATGGGCACGCAGCCTTCTTTAGGCTTGAATTTCTTAAAAGAAGTCCATGGCTTACCACCTTATTTACAGGCTTTAGTAACCACGATGCAAAGAAGAGATTATCATCCGGAAGGCAGTGTCTGGAATCATACGATGTTAGTCATTGATTTATGTGCTCATGTGAAAGAGCATACGAGTGATCCATTAAGTTTTATGTGGAGCGGTTTGCTTCATGATATCGGGAAACCAGCGACGACGGTAGGGGAGCACTCTTACCGTCATGATGAAATGGGCGTCACCGTCTTTCAAAAGGACGTGCATATGCAGTTAAGTAAAAAACAAAAACAATATATTCGCTGCATGATTGCGCATCATATGCAGCTCATGAATATGGCGACCCATCATGCCCGTCCCATTACTTTTAAACGCTTGTTAAAGGAGCTTGAGGGGATCTTCCCGCTTGATGATTTAGCCTGGTTTACCCGTTGTGATAAGATGGGACGAGGCTATATCGCATCATCGCAGATTGCGATGTTTAATGACTATTTAGATGAGATGATCGCCTTATGCGGCGATCAGGCAGAAAAGCCGCTGATTGATGGGAAAACCCTTATTGAAGCCGGCTTTTCTGATCATCATTTCTATAAACAATTATTAGCAGAGGCTTATGACCTGCAGTTAGCTGGTTATCAGCGTGATGCCATATTAAGGAGGCTGAAAGGTGAACGATAA
- the uvrA gene encoding excinuclease ABC subunit UvrA, producing the protein MNDKIIIKGARENNLKNVDLEIPKNKLVILTGLSGSGKTSLAFDTIYAEGQRRYVESLSAYARQFLGGMEKPDVDSIEGLSPAIAIDQKTTSNNPRSTVGTVTEIFDYLRLLYARVGHAYCPNHHIRIEAQTIKQMCDIVDGYDDRDKLQVLARVAMNQKGTHKDTFDALRKDGFVRVKVDGELRLLDDDIVLEKNQKHTIDVVVDRIVKKEGYRSRLADSLETALKLADGEAIVENLTKGEEKLFSANQACPICGFSVPKLEPRLFSFNNPLGACPDCKGLGTKSVVDDDLLIPDPSLSINEGGIRYFKTAVGTDRIEWQRFTILCQTYGIDMDKPLKDFTKKEKKIIFSGSDKPISYTIESSSGNISKTTGYIEGIKTLIARRYVETTSAWSKEWYASFMREQTCPTCHGKRLNEMVLAVKVNDLSISDFTDLSIDQALEWITNLKLSPMEEKIARLIVKEIKDRLTFLHNVGLGYLTLSRRAAGLSGGEAQRIRLATQIGSRLTGVLYVLDEPSIGLHQRDNEKLIQTLCDMRDLGNSVLVVEHDEETMMASDYIVDVGPGAGVHGGTIVAAGTPQEVMNNENSITGAYLSGRKKIEVPKKRRKGNGLYVEVRGAKEHNLKNINVKFPLGKLIVVTGVSGSGKSTLVNDVLAKGIKEKLYKAKEKPGAHKEIRGIENIDKLIEVSQEPIGRTPRSNPVTYTGVFDDIRDLFAKTPEAKMRGYDKGRFSFNVKGGRCEACQGDGVKKISMHFLPDVYVPCEECGGKRYNEETLQVTYKDKNIYDVLEMTVEESLSFFENLPRIYNKLKALYDVGLGYIKLGQSATTLSGGEAQRVKLASELQKRATGKTLYILDEPTTGLHSDDVNRLIQVLNKIVDGGDTVLVIEHNLDVIKVADWIIDLGLEGGDMGGTIVVQGTPEKVAKCEESRTGKFLKDLL; encoded by the coding sequence GTGAACGATAAAATTATTATCAAAGGGGCAAGAGAAAACAACTTAAAAAATGTTGATTTAGAGATCCCTAAAAATAAACTTGTCATTTTAACGGGGTTATCCGGCAGCGGGAAAACGTCATTAGCGTTTGATACGATCTATGCCGAAGGGCAGCGCCGTTATGTCGAATCATTAAGTGCGTATGCCCGGCAGTTTTTAGGCGGTATGGAAAAGCCGGATGTAGATTCGATTGAAGGCTTATCGCCAGCGATTGCCATTGATCAGAAAACGACTAGCAATAACCCGCGTTCAACGGTTGGGACAGTCACGGAAATCTTTGATTATTTACGTTTGCTGTATGCCCGCGTCGGTCATGCGTATTGTCCTAATCATCATATCCGAATTGAAGCCCAGACAATCAAACAAATGTGTGATATCGTCGATGGCTACGATGATCGTGATAAACTGCAGGTCTTAGCCCGCGTAGCGATGAATCAGAAGGGAACGCATAAAGATACCTTTGATGCTTTACGCAAGGATGGTTTTGTCCGCGTTAAAGTCGATGGGGAATTACGTTTACTTGATGATGACATTGTCTTAGAAAAGAATCAGAAACATACGATTGATGTTGTCGTTGACCGAATTGTGAAAAAGGAAGGTTACCGCAGTCGCTTAGCGGACTCTTTAGAGACCGCCTTAAAGCTGGCTGATGGCGAAGCAATTGTGGAAAACTTAACCAAAGGCGAAGAAAAACTTTTCTCTGCCAATCAGGCCTGCCCAATTTGCGGCTTTAGTGTGCCGAAGTTAGAACCGCGTCTTTTCTCTTTTAACAATCCTTTAGGGGCTTGTCCAGACTGTAAAGGGTTAGGAACGAAAAGCGTTGTCGATGATGACTTGCTGATCCCGGATCCAAGCTTATCAATTAATGAAGGCGGGATCCGTTATTTCAAAACGGCCGTGGGGACGGATCGTATTGAATGGCAGCGATTCACAATCTTATGTCAGACCTATGGTATTGATATGGATAAACCGCTGAAAGACTTTACGAAGAAGGAAAAGAAGATTATCTTCTCTGGTTCTGATAAACCAATTTCATATACGATTGAAAGTTCCAGCGGAAATATTTCTAAAACGACGGGCTACATTGAAGGGATTAAGACGTTAATTGCCCGCCGCTATGTAGAAACAACATCCGCTTGGTCAAAAGAATGGTATGCCTCATTCATGCGTGAGCAGACGTGTCCAACCTGTCATGGTAAACGTCTTAATGAGATGGTTTTAGCGGTTAAGGTCAATGATTTATCTATTAGTGATTTCACTGATTTATCCATTGATCAGGCGTTAGAATGGATCACTAATCTCAAGTTATCACCGATGGAAGAAAAGATTGCGCGCCTGATTGTGAAGGAAATCAAAGATCGTTTAACCTTCTTACATAATGTCGGTTTAGGTTATTTAACGTTATCTAGACGGGCGGCTGGCTTATCTGGCGGGGAAGCGCAGCGTATTCGTCTAGCAACGCAGATCGGTTCCCGTTTAACGGGCGTTCTCTATGTCTTAGATGAACCTTCGATCGGTTTACATCAGCGTGATAATGAAAAGCTGATTCAGACTTTATGTGATATGCGTGATTTAGGCAACTCGGTTCTTGTAGTCGAACATGATGAAGAAACGATGATGGCCAGCGATTATATCGTTGATGTCGGTCCGGGAGCGGGCGTTCATGGCGGCACCATTGTGGCCGCGGGCACGCCACAGGAAGTGATGAATAATGAAAATTCTATTACTGGGGCTTATTTATCTGGTCGAAAGAAGATTGAAGTGCCTAAGAAACGTCGTAAAGGCAATGGCCTTTATGTTGAAGTGAGAGGCGCGAAGGAACATAACTTAAAAAATATCAATGTGAAATTCCCGCTTGGTAAACTGATTGTCGTGACGGGGGTATCCGGCTCGGGTAAATCTACCTTAGTCAATGATGTCTTAGCTAAAGGGATTAAAGAAAAGCTTTATAAAGCAAAAGAAAAACCAGGAGCGCATAAAGAGATCCGGGGGATTGAAAATATTGATAAACTGATTGAAGTTTCACAGGAACCGATCGGGCGTACCCCACGTTCCAATCCGGTGACGTATACTGGCGTCTTTGATGATATTCGTGACTTGTTTGCGAAAACGCCAGAAGCGAAGATGCGCGGTTATGATAAAGGGCGTTTCTCTTTCAATGTGAAAGGCGGCCGCTGTGAAGCCTGCCAGGGGGATGGCGTGAAGAAGATCTCTATGCATTTCTTACCAGATGTTTATGTACCTTGTGAAGAATGCGGCGGGAAACGTTATAACGAAGAAACGCTGCAGGTCACTTATAAAGATAAGAATATTTATGATGTCTTAGAGATGACGGTAGAAGAAAGCTTAAGTTTCTTTGAAAACTTACCACGTATTTACAATAAACTGAAAGCCCTCTATGATGTCGGCTTAGGCTATATTAAACTCGGTCAGTCCGCCACCACGTTATCCGGCGGGGAAGCGCAGCGTGTGAAGCTGGCAAGCGAACTGCAGAAACGGGCTACGGGCAAGACGCTTTATATCTTAGATGAACCAACCACTGGTTTACATAGCGATGATGTCAATCGTCTGATTCAGGTGCTTAATAAGATTGTCGATGGCGGGGATACTGTCTTAGTCATCGAACATAACTTAGATGTGATCAAGGTTGCCGACTGGATCATTGATTTAGGGTTGGAAGGCGGCGATATGGGTGGTACAATTGTAGTACAAGGAACCCCAGAAAAGGTCGCTAAATGCGAAGAAAGCCGTACGGGTAAATTCCTGAAAGACTTATTATAG
- the hprK gene encoding HPr(Ser) kinase/phosphatase, with amino-acid sequence MAKSVKIKDLLSPTEYKRVSGDESSMEREVFVADINRPGFELAGFFKHSDFRRIILLGEKENAFIEEMTKEAQLACFSKLVNDETPCIIVAKGYKTSDILKNIAIKRNFPVFETDSATGRVSIDLQARLDEWLAPETLIHGVFLNIYGKGVIIRGDSGIGKSEIALELVKRGHQLIADDAVELYHIGQNIVGKAPKVLSNLLEIRGIGVIDVSKMFGAGSVLSKNNVDLIIQLERWLPSREYTRIGVEEDDVTEEILNVSIPKIVVPVTGGRSMSVIIESAVMNMQLKSQGFDSSKEFVNRILSNIKSKEH; translated from the coding sequence ATGGCAAAATCTGTAAAAATCAAAGATCTTCTCTCACCAACCGAATATAAACGTGTATCCGGAGATGAATCTTCGATGGAACGTGAAGTGTTTGTGGCAGATATTAACCGTCCTGGCTTCGAGTTAGCTGGGTTCTTCAAACACAGTGACTTCCGTCGTATCATTCTCCTTGGTGAAAAAGAAAATGCATTTATTGAAGAAATGACCAAAGAAGCACAGCTGGCTTGTTTCTCTAAGTTAGTTAATGATGAAACCCCATGTATTATCGTTGCCAAAGGGTATAAAACATCGGATATTCTCAAAAATATCGCAATAAAACGTAACTTCCCGGTTTTTGAAACAGACAGTGCAACCGGTCGTGTCTCTATCGACTTGCAGGCGCGCTTAGACGAATGGCTGGCGCCAGAAACACTGATCCATGGTGTTTTCTTAAACATCTATGGGAAAGGCGTCATCATCCGTGGTGATTCCGGCATCGGGAAATCAGAAATCGCTTTGGAATTAGTCAAACGTGGTCATCAGCTGATCGCTGACGATGCTGTGGAACTGTATCATATTGGTCAGAATATTGTTGGAAAAGCCCCAAAAGTTTTAAGTAACTTACTGGAAATCCGTGGGATCGGGGTCATCGATGTCTCAAAAATGTTTGGGGCGGGCTCTGTTCTTTCAAAAAACAACGTCGATCTGATCATCCAGTTAGAGCGCTGGCTGCCATCGCGTGAATACACCCGTATCGGGGTGGAAGAAGATGACGTCACCGAAGAGATTTTAAATGTATCTATTCCCAAGATTGTCGTTCCGGTTACTGGCGGTCGTTCAATGTCTGTTATTATTGAATCAGCTGTTATGAATATGCAGCTAAAATCTCAGGGCTTTGATTCCAGCAAGGAATTCGTTAATCGTATTCTTTCTAATATCAAGAGCAAGGAGCATTAA
- the lgt gene encoding prolipoprotein diacylglyceryl transferase has product MQLFPDYKTFLTIGSLSIHYYAIVILAGALMAYALGQYRFKQLGYDKGILSDYFFGLLLLGIAGARLWYVIFMWPQYAAHPEEIIMIWHGGLAIQGGIVAGLIYSYYFFRKRNIPFLVAGDAIMPGVLIAQACGRWGNFFNREAFGSAVSLSYLKRLHLPAFIINNMYIDGAYHHPTFLYESVGNLCVFLIIILVVRHFAKHNGAQFFAYFIGYGIVRFFVEGLRTDSLMLGSIRMAQLTSVVFLAVGIAGMIYIHYKGTNKSY; this is encoded by the coding sequence ATGCAGCTATTTCCTGATTACAAAACCTTTCTCACTATTGGTTCGTTATCGATCCATTACTATGCCATTGTGATTTTAGCGGGGGCGTTAATGGCCTATGCTTTAGGTCAGTACCGCTTTAAACAATTAGGTTATGATAAAGGTATTCTTTCCGATTATTTCTTTGGTTTACTGCTCCTTGGGATCGCCGGGGCGCGTCTCTGGTATGTCATCTTTATGTGGCCGCAGTATGCTGCTCATCCTGAAGAGATTATTATGATCTGGCATGGTGGCCTCGCCATCCAGGGTGGCATTGTGGCAGGTCTCATCTACAGTTACTATTTCTTTAGAAAAAGGAACATTCCTTTCTTAGTGGCTGGCGATGCTATTATGCCGGGCGTCTTAATCGCTCAGGCTTGTGGCCGCTGGGGCAACTTCTTTAACCGTGAAGCTTTTGGCTCAGCTGTCTCTTTAAGCTATTTAAAGCGTCTGCACTTACCAGCTTTCATCATTAACAATATGTATATTGATGGGGCTTATCACCATCCGACCTTCCTTTATGAATCAGTGGGGAACTTATGTGTCTTCCTGATTATCATTCTCGTTGTCCGTCATTTCGCTAAACATAATGGCGCACAGTTCTTTGCCTACTTTATTGGTTATGGCATTGTCCGCTTCTTTGTGGAAGGATTACGTACGGATTCGTTAATGTTAGGGTCGATTCGGATGGCTCAGTTAACCTCCGTCGTCTTCTTAGCCGTCGGTATTGCGGGGATGATTTACATCCATTATAAGGGCACAAATAAATCGTATTAG
- a CDS encoding O-acetylhomoserine aminocarboxypropyltransferase/cysteine synthase family protein yields the protein MANNKYHFETLALHVGQEEADPVTDSRAVPIYQTSSFVFKNSDHAQARFALQDAGNIYGRLTNPTTDIFEKRIAALEGGVAALAVASGAAAVTYAVKNITKAGDHIVAAKNIYGGTFNLFAHTLEDDGVHTTFVDALKPEEFDNAIQENTKLVFIETLGNPNSDCVDIEAIANIAHKHGLPLIIDNTFGTPYLIRPIEYGADVVVHSATKFIGGHGTTIGGVIVDGGTFDWAAHADKFPGLVEPNPSYHGVSFAKDVGAAAFVTKIRAIILRDEGATLSPVHSFIFLQGLETLSLRVERQVENALKVVDYLKNNPNVEAVHHPSVSTDPEQQRLYKKYFPNGGGSIFTFEIKGDERKAKDFIDHLKLFSLLANVADVKSLVIHPATTTHAELNDEELNAVGIYRNSIRLSIGTEHIDDIIGDLDQAFEAVK from the coding sequence ATGGCAAACAATAAATATCATTTCGAAACTTTAGCATTACACGTAGGACAGGAAGAAGCAGATCCAGTAACGGATTCAAGAGCAGTCCCAATTTATCAGACATCTTCATTCGTTTTCAAAAACTCTGATCATGCCCAGGCAAGATTTGCCCTGCAGGATGCCGGCAATATCTATGGCCGTTTAACAAACCCAACAACTGATATCTTTGAAAAACGTATCGCTGCCTTAGAAGGCGGGGTTGCGGCTTTAGCTGTCGCTTCTGGCGCTGCCGCTGTGACTTATGCTGTTAAGAATATTACAAAAGCTGGCGATCATATCGTTGCAGCGAAGAACATCTATGGGGGAACATTCAACTTATTCGCGCATACATTAGAAGATGATGGTGTTCATACAACATTCGTTGATGCGTTAAAACCTGAAGAATTCGATAATGCGATTCAGGAAAATACAAAGTTAGTTTTCATTGAAACATTAGGTAACCCTAATAGTGACTGTGTTGATATTGAAGCGATTGCTAATATCGCTCATAAACATGGTTTACCATTAATCATCGATAACACATTCGGTACACCTTACTTAATTCGTCCAATTGAATACGGGGCTGACGTTGTTGTTCATTCCGCTACTAAGTTCATTGGTGGTCATGGGACAACAATTGGTGGTGTCATCGTTGATGGCGGTACTTTTGACTGGGCTGCTCACGCTGATAAATTCCCTGGTTTAGTAGAACCAAACCCATCATACCATGGTGTTTCTTTCGCTAAAGATGTCGGCGCCGCTGCTTTCGTGACAAAGATTCGTGCGATCATCTTGAGAGATGAAGGAGCGACTTTATCACCAGTGCATTCATTCATCTTCTTACAGGGTCTTGAAACATTGTCATTACGTGTTGAAAGACAGGTAGAAAATGCCTTAAAAGTTGTCGATTACTTAAAGAATAATCCAAATGTCGAAGCTGTTCATCATCCATCTGTATCAACTGATCCAGAACAGCAGCGATTATATAAGAAATACTTCCCTAATGGCGGTGGATCAATCTTCACTTTCGAAATCAAAGGTGATGAAAGAAAAGCGAAAGATTTCATCGATCATCTGAAGTTATTCTCATTATTAGCGAACGTAGCTGATGTGAAGTCATTAGTGATCCATCCCGCAACAACAACACATGCTGAATTAAATGATGAAGAATTAAATGCCGTAGGTATTTATAGAAACTCTATCCGTTTATCAATCGGGACAGAACATATCGATGATATCATCGGTGACTTAGATCAGGCTTTCGAAGCTGTTAAATAA